The genomic segment ATGGGGACTCAGACCGAAATTGTCCGAAAAATTCAAGAGAAAAAAGCTGATTATGTTCTCTCATTAAAAAAGAATCATCCCACCCTTCATGCTGAAGTAGAACTGAAGTTTAATTCTCTCAAAGATAACTCAGGTCAATTGGGAAATATTGACTATGCTCAAGTTTTAGGCAACATTATTCGCCAACATTGGGGTATTGAAAACCAGGTTCATTGGACT from the Roseofilum casamattae BLCC-M143 genome contains:
- a CDS encoding ISAs1 family transposase, which codes for MGTQTEIVRKIQEKKADYVLSLKKNHPTLHAEVELKFNSLKDNSGQLGNIDYAQVLGNIIRQHWGIENQVHWTLDVTFNEDSSRIRSGHSPHNFALLRRWALNALRQETTLKRSLRQKQKRAAMNNDYMFSILSSFCQG